The proteins below come from a single Acidobacteriota bacterium genomic window:
- a CDS encoding amidohydrolase: MQTAKLFLLLSLAVPVAAQNVATPKEVDAVYPAAHDLYVDLHQNPELSTHETQTASKVAERLRTLGYDVTEHVGGTGVVAILKNGAGPVIMLRTELDALPVEEKTGLPFASKVHAKDDGGRDVPVMHACGHDLHMASFVGTAAIMAHSQESWHGTLMLIGQPAEETVGGAANMIKDGLFTRFPKPSVGIALHVGNNLPAGQIGITPGVYNTSSNSVRITIYGKGGHGSMPHTTIDPIVIAARTILALQTIVSREVKPGATAVVSVGYIRAGTKNNIIPDQAEFGITVRTRNADVRKQILAAIERITKAEAAAGGAQKEPLVEMIEGTDAVYNDPALAERLRAPLEAALGKENVITTEPIMPSEDYSVFVLAGVPSLYFSLGGADPQKYAETKGVEGGLPSNHSPFFAPDAEPAIRAGIKAEVAALRNLLH, from the coding sequence ATGCAAACAGCGAAGCTCTTTCTCCTCCTCTCTCTGGCAGTACCGGTCGCAGCGCAAAATGTAGCGACTCCCAAAGAAGTCGACGCCGTTTATCCCGCGGCTCATGACCTTTACGTCGACCTTCATCAGAATCCCGAACTCTCGACTCATGAGACGCAGACCGCATCCAAGGTTGCCGAACGCTTGCGGACTCTTGGCTACGACGTTACCGAGCACGTCGGCGGCACTGGAGTGGTCGCGATCCTGAAGAACGGGGCCGGGCCTGTGATCATGCTTCGCACGGAACTTGACGCTCTTCCGGTTGAAGAGAAAACCGGGCTTCCCTTCGCGAGTAAGGTACATGCCAAGGACGACGGCGGACGCGACGTCCCCGTCATGCATGCCTGCGGCCACGATTTGCACATGGCGTCCTTCGTTGGAACGGCCGCCATCATGGCGCACAGCCAGGAAAGTTGGCACGGCACGCTCATGCTGATTGGCCAGCCCGCTGAGGAAACGGTTGGCGGCGCTGCCAACATGATCAAAGATGGCTTGTTCACGCGCTTCCCCAAGCCGTCCGTCGGTATCGCTCTCCACGTCGGCAACAATCTTCCTGCCGGGCAAATCGGGATCACGCCCGGCGTCTACAACACCAGTTCCAATTCCGTCCGCATCACGATCTACGGCAAAGGCGGGCACGGGTCGATGCCACATACGACGATTGACCCCATCGTGATCGCGGCGCGCACGATTCTCGCGTTGCAGACGATCGTTTCCCGCGAAGTAAAGCCGGGCGCTACGGCTGTAGTCTCAGTCGGGTATATCCGCGCAGGCACCAAGAACAACATCATCCCCGATCAGGCTGAATTCGGCATCACCGTTCGCACTCGCAACGCGGACGTGCGGAAGCAGATACTCGCGGCCATCGAACGAATCACCAAGGCCGAAGCGGCCGCTGGCGGAGCGCAAAAGGAGCCGCTGGTGGAGATGATCGAAGGCACTGACGCGGTGTACAACGATCCCGCGCTTGCCGAGCGCTTGCGCGCGCCCCTCGAAGCTGCGCTTGGCAAAGAGAATGTGATCACCACCGAGCCAATCATGCCCTCCGAGGACTACTCCGTATTCGTTCTGGCGGGCGTGCCCTCTCTCTACTTCAGCCTGGGCGGCGCGGATCCGCAGAAATACGCCGAGACCAAGGGCGTCGAAGGAGGATTGCCCTCCAACCACTCTCCGTTTTTTGCGCCGGACGCCGAGCCGGCGATACGAGCCGGTATCAAGGCAGAAGTGGCAGCGTTGCGTAATCTGCTTCACTAA
- a CDS encoding alpha,alpha-phosphotrehalase yields the protein MYSPAQTKPNSPEHASINNYQPRWWKEAVVYQVYPRSFKDSNGDGIGDLKGITSELDYIQGLGVNVIWLSPHYDSPNADNGYDIRDYRKVMTEFGTMADFDELLRAVKQRHMRLVLDLVVNHTSDEHRWFVESRKSKDSPYRNYYIWRPGKNGKEPNNWTSFFSGSAWKLDPATGEYYLHLFAEKQPDLNWDNPKVRHEVYDLMKFWLDKGVDGFRMDVIPFVSKDQKFPDFPANFDGHAEYIYAAGPHMHEYLQEMNREVLSKYDVMTVGEAFGTTLQQTPLLVDDRRHELNMIFNFDAVRIDQENGVSKNWTLPELKSIFTRQDTALDAHCWNTVFLSNHDNPRIVSSFGDDSPAHRVPSAKLVATMILTLKGTPFVYEGDELGMTNYPFKGIEDFDDIAVKNAWKDYVLGHKVSAGDFLANMRKTSRDNARTPMQWDAAPNAGFTAAAKPWLALNPNYTEINAKSALADRDSIYHYYRSMIDLRRKTPALLYGDYKDLDPANSHIFSYTRTAGKDGYLVVLNFSKEEIAYTVPGGITAGELQLSNLGKAEEQTGQLHLKAWEARVYKVASGSK from the coding sequence ATCTATTCACCCGCTCAAACTAAGCCAAACTCTCCGGAGCACGCATCGATCAACAACTATCAGCCCCGCTGGTGGAAAGAAGCGGTGGTCTACCAGGTCTATCCACGCTCGTTCAAGGATTCGAACGGCGATGGCATCGGCGATCTCAAAGGCATCACATCAGAGCTTGATTACATTCAAGGGCTCGGCGTCAACGTAATCTGGCTCAGTCCGCACTACGATTCCCCTAACGCTGACAACGGTTATGACATTCGCGACTATCGCAAAGTCATGACTGAATTCGGCACGATGGCAGATTTCGATGAACTGCTGCGGGCGGTCAAACAGCGGCATATGCGACTCGTGCTCGACCTGGTCGTGAACCACACCAGCGACGAGCATCGCTGGTTCGTCGAGAGCCGAAAATCGAAAGACAGTCCATATCGCAACTACTACATCTGGCGGCCCGGTAAGAACGGCAAGGAGCCGAATAACTGGACATCATTCTTTTCCGGCTCAGCCTGGAAGCTGGATCCCGCAACCGGCGAATACTATCTGCACCTGTTTGCGGAAAAACAGCCTGACCTCAACTGGGACAATCCCAAGGTCCGCCACGAAGTGTATGACTTGATGAAATTCTGGCTCGACAAAGGTGTCGATGGCTTTCGCATGGACGTCATTCCATTCGTCTCGAAAGACCAGAAGTTCCCCGATTTCCCCGCTAACTTCGATGGCCACGCCGAATACATCTACGCGGCCGGACCGCACATGCATGAGTACCTGCAGGAAATGAATCGCGAAGTGCTGTCGAAGTATGACGTCATGACCGTGGGCGAAGCGTTTGGCACGACGTTGCAGCAAACCCCGCTCTTAGTCGATGACCGTCGCCACGAACTGAACATGATCTTCAACTTCGACGCGGTCAGAATTGATCAGGAGAACGGAGTCTCGAAAAACTGGACTTTGCCCGAACTCAAGTCCATCTTCACTCGCCAGGACACCGCGCTCGACGCCCATTGCTGGAACACTGTCTTCCTGTCCAATCATGACAACCCGCGCATCGTCTCTTCATTTGGAGATGACTCGCCCGCCCATCGCGTGCCGTCTGCGAAGTTAGTGGCGACCATGATCCTCACTTTGAAAGGCACTCCGTTTGTCTATGAAGGAGATGAGTTGGGGATGACCAACTACCCTTTCAAAGGCATTGAAGACTTCGACGACATCGCCGTGAAAAATGCCTGGAAGGATTATGTGCTCGGACACAAAGTCAGCGCCGGAGACTTCCTCGCGAACATGCGCAAGACCAGCCGCGACAATGCCCGCACACCCATGCAGTGGGACGCCGCGCCGAACGCCGGGTTCACCGCCGCCGCGAAGCCGTGGCTAGCCTTGAATCCGAACTACACGGAAATCAATGCCAAGTCGGCGCTCGCCGATCGCGACTCCATCTATCACTACTACCGCAGCATGATCGACCTTCGCCGAAAAACTCCCGCCCTCCTCTACGGAGATTACAAAGATCTCGACCCAGCAAATTCGCACATTTTTTCGTACACGCGGACCGCAGGCAAAGATGGGTACCTGGTCGTGCTGAATTTCTCGAAAGAAGAAATCGCATACACAGTTCCAGGCGGGATTACCGCCGGCGAACTGCAACTTTCGAACCTAGGCAAGGCGGAAGAACAGACAGGCCAACTCCATCTGAAGGCCTGGGAGGCTCGAGTTTACAAAGTCGCGAGTGGCAGCAAGTAA
- a CDS encoding EamA family transporter yields the protein MIVLAFGLVYVFWGSTYLGIGIAVEHIPPALMCATRFTIAGVVMLAWCALTGRRVLHSPSQLFHMAVVGLLLLMGGNLTLSYAERVVPTGLSALLIAVTPLWFMVLDSLLLGDHHISPRGKAGLVLGIAGIVVLIWPELRTPASIGRRELWWSFALLAGSFSWALGSVLSKKWQSADPFSATAWQVTFAGIGNFIFAMLFERTSDATWNARGIGAMLYLVVCGSWIGYTSYIWLLQHVPTSKVATYAYVNPVVAVFLGWLVLHERIDHFILLGTAIVVTSVVLVTSAKIKTRTVADELPPVEAAGD from the coding sequence ATGATTGTCCTTGCCTTCGGCTTGGTCTATGTCTTCTGGGGATCGACCTATCTCGGCATCGGCATTGCGGTGGAACATATTCCACCTGCCCTGATGTGCGCGACGCGGTTTACGATTGCCGGCGTCGTGATGCTCGCATGGTGCGCGCTCACCGGACGCCGCGTCCTCCATTCTCCGAGCCAACTATTTCACATGGCCGTGGTCGGCCTATTGCTCTTGATGGGCGGCAATCTCACGCTTTCCTATGCGGAGCGTGTGGTTCCGACCGGCCTTTCGGCTCTCCTGATTGCGGTGACCCCGCTCTGGTTTATGGTGCTCGACAGCCTGCTGCTTGGGGATCACCACATCTCGCCGCGCGGCAAAGCTGGATTGGTGTTGGGGATTGCGGGGATTGTGGTGCTGATTTGGCCTGAACTACGCACTCCCGCTTCCATCGGACGCCGCGAACTATGGTGGTCGTTCGCCCTGCTTGCTGGGTCGTTCAGTTGGGCGTTGGGCTCCGTGCTCTCGAAAAAATGGCAGAGCGCTGATCCTTTCAGCGCGACAGCCTGGCAGGTGACGTTCGCAGGTATCGGTAACTTCATTTTTGCGATGTTGTTTGAAAGAACTTCTGACGCGACCTGGAACGCACGCGGCATCGGTGCAATGCTCTATCTGGTGGTGTGCGGTTCCTGGATCGGCTACACATCCTACATCTGGCTGCTGCAGCACGTCCCGACGTCCAAAGTAGCGACCTATGCTTACGTGAATCCCGTGGTTGCGGTTTTTCTGGGATGGCTCGTGTTACACGAGCGCATCGATCATTTCATTCTGCTCGGAACCGCAATCGTCGTGACCTCCGTTGTGCTTGTTACGAGCGCAAAAATCAAGACTCGCACCGTCGCGGACGAACTTCCTCCTGTAGAAGCTGCCGGCGACTAA
- a CDS encoding outer membrane beta-barrel protein, with translation MRFLCLTILCLAVVVTPVMAQDYPKAEIFGGYQFTHAEGENLNGWNASLTGNVNKWFGVAGDFSGAYKTISGVNVKNYTFTFGPVFTARQNERITPFAHVLVGGFHVSGSGFGLSAATSGFAIFAGGGIDAKINDRWGYRLAQVDWEGLHAEGSWSKKNVRVSSGILIRF, from the coding sequence ATGCGTTTCTTATGCCTTACCATTCTGTGTCTGGCGGTCGTGGTGACGCCGGTAATGGCGCAGGATTATCCGAAGGCTGAAATTTTCGGCGGCTATCAGTTCACCCACGCTGAGGGAGAAAACTTGAACGGCTGGAACGCGTCGCTCACTGGCAATGTCAATAAGTGGTTCGGTGTAGCTGGCGATTTCAGCGGCGCTTATAAAACAATCAGCGGTGTCAACGTCAAGAACTACACCTTTACGTTCGGCCCGGTATTCACCGCGCGCCAGAACGAGCGCATCACTCCGTTTGCGCATGTTTTGGTAGGCGGGTTCCATGTCTCCGGTAGCGGATTCGGCCTCAGTGCTGCCACCTCCGGATTCGCAATATTCGCCGGCGGCGGCATCGATGCGAAGATCAACGACCGCTGGGGCTATCGTCTGGCCCAAGTGGATTGGGAAGGGCTGCACGCGGAAGGTTCGTGGTCCAAGAAGAACGTGCGCGTCTCGTCCGGCATTCTGATCCGCTTCTGA
- a CDS encoding response regulator: MNPRPGHRRTTISAATSSYQSMGDVLTSRRRSSILVVDDNPQIASVLSELLATRGYRIVVAHDAAAAEVEIRRDPPDLILLDVIMPGKTGYELCRELKGDPLTRLIPIVMITGLSAREDRLQGIEAGADDFLSKPICPEELFARVSSLLKLKEFTDELETAESVICSLGLSVESRDPYTEGHCERLAQNASEMGRHLQLDEDSIVALRRGGFLHDLGKIAVPDEILKKGSNLTPAEWEIMKKHPVTGETICRPLKSLRLVLPIIRSHHEHSDGSGYPDGLRHDEIPLLPRILQVVDVYDALRTARPYKPALTHEQAAITMHEESRAGLWDHELVAEFFRMLDQRSQVA; this comes from the coding sequence ATGAATCCTCGGCCCGGGCATCGCCGGACAACTATTTCTGCCGCGACTAGCTCTTATCAGAGTATGGGGGACGTGCTTACAAGCCGGCGAAGGTCATCCATCCTGGTGGTGGACGACAATCCGCAAATCGCGTCGGTCTTAAGTGAACTCCTCGCAACTCGCGGCTATCGCATTGTTGTGGCGCATGATGCCGCCGCGGCCGAAGTGGAAATTCGTCGCGATCCTCCCGACCTGATCTTGCTCGACGTTATCATGCCCGGAAAAACTGGCTACGAACTGTGCCGTGAACTGAAAGGCGACCCGCTCACCCGCCTCATTCCAATTGTCATGATTACCGGTTTGAGCGCTCGCGAAGATCGCCTCCAAGGTATCGAGGCCGGCGCTGACGATTTTCTCAGCAAGCCGATCTGTCCGGAAGAGCTCTTTGCGCGCGTAAGTTCGCTACTGAAACTGAAAGAATTTACCGACGAACTGGAGACTGCCGAGTCGGTGATCTGCTCCCTCGGCCTGAGCGTCGAATCGCGCGATCCCTATACCGAAGGACATTGTGAACGTCTGGCCCAGAATGCCTCCGAAATGGGCCGGCACCTCCAATTAGACGAAGACAGCATCGTCGCGTTGCGGCGCGGCGGATTCCTGCATGATCTCGGCAAGATTGCGGTGCCCGATGAAATTCTGAAAAAAGGCAGTAATCTTACTCCCGCCGAATGGGAGATCATGAAGAAGCATCCCGTCACCGGCGAAACGATTTGCCGCCCGCTGAAGTCCCTGCGCCTGGTGCTGCCGATTATCCGCAGCCATCACGAACATTCCGACGGCAGCGGTTATCCCGATGGACTGCGTCACGATGAAATCCCGCTGCTGCCGCGCATCCTGCAGGTCGTCGACGTCTACGATGCGTTGCGAACCGCACGCCCGTACAAGCCCGCACTCACACACGAACAGGCCGCCATCACCATGCACGAAGAATCTCGGGCCGGCCTGTGGGACCACGAACTGGTCGCCGAATTTTTCCGTATGCTAGATCAGCGCAGCCAGGTGGCGTAG
- a CDS encoding glycosyltransferase family 2 protein has product MTYSVVIPAYNESNRIRPTLDEILRYVEEHKWDVEILVVDDGSRDDTAEIVREYSRSHSQVQLVRNPGNRGKGFSVRSGMMHARGEICLFTDADLSSPIEEAEKLFTAIRNGADIAIGSRWLRAELQTERQPLYRQLFGRIFNLLLRLALGLHFMDTQCGFKAFRRDAAQQILPMQKIERWGFDPEILFLARRRKLRTVEVPVVWAHSEGTRLHPFRDGIRMFGDVMRIRWNSLTGAYSSTPVASPERL; this is encoded by the coding sequence ATGACTTACAGCGTCGTCATCCCCGCGTACAACGAAAGCAACCGGATTCGTCCCACGCTTGACGAAATCCTACGCTACGTCGAAGAACACAAATGGGATGTCGAGATTCTGGTCGTTGACGACGGATCGCGCGATGACACGGCCGAAATCGTTCGCGAATATAGCCGCTCCCATTCTCAAGTCCAGTTGGTGCGAAATCCGGGAAACCGCGGAAAAGGTTTCAGCGTGCGCAGCGGCATGATGCACGCTCGCGGCGAGATATGTTTGTTCACCGATGCCGACTTGTCCTCTCCCATTGAAGAGGCGGAAAAGCTATTCACGGCTATCCGGAATGGAGCCGACATCGCGATTGGATCCCGCTGGCTTCGCGCAGAACTGCAAACCGAGCGTCAGCCTCTTTACCGGCAGCTCTTCGGGCGAATCTTTAACCTGCTGCTCCGACTGGCTCTGGGATTGCATTTCATGGACACACAATGCGGCTTTAAAGCGTTTCGCCGCGACGCCGCACAACAGATTCTCCCGATGCAGAAGATCGAACGCTGGGGATTTGATCCCGAAATTCTTTTCCTGGCCCGCCGCCGGAAGCTCCGCACCGTTGAGGTTCCGGTGGTCTGGGCGCACAGCGAAGGCACGCGCCTGCATCCATTTCGCGACGGCATCCGGATGTTTGGGGATGTAATGCGGATTCGTTGGAATTCTCTAACGGGGGCCTACAGCAGCACGCCGGTGGCTTCTCCCGAAAGGTTATAA
- the hemG gene encoding protoporphyrinogen oxidase yields MPKRIAIIGGGISGLAAAYALEERRMRGVSVEYVLFEAGRRLGGVLVTDRVQDCLVEAGADSFLTEKPWAIELCKKLDLGDQLIGSNDSERKTYIIVKNKLVVMPDGLMFMVPTKIMPTVLSPLFSLRTKIRMAAEWFHPPRTASEDETVAELVARHYGPEMVDRLADPLLSGVYGGEASQLSVRAVLARFADMEAKHGSLGRAMLAARKKMASGPSRPAPPLFTSLKLGMQQMVDALVARLDPGALRLCTKVESVMAENSGFTVSAGYHSDHFDAVIVATPAPAAANLLRFTQEKLASELAGIRYSSSVTVTLGYDEKVRAALPPGFGFLVPRSEGRRMLAATFVHNKFPHRAPENRAIVRCFLGGARDEKVLDSKDDEILRIVRKELQEIVGISAEPLFARVYKWRSAMAQYEVGHLERIQRIQAHCENVPGLVLAGNAFSGIGVPDCVRSGTQAADQLSSVFGLGSADAIRPTGS; encoded by the coding sequence ATGCCCAAACGTATTGCCATCATCGGCGGCGGAATCTCCGGGCTAGCGGCCGCGTACGCGCTTGAGGAGAGGCGCATGCGGGGAGTGTCGGTGGAATACGTTCTCTTCGAGGCCGGCCGGCGGCTGGGCGGCGTGCTTGTCACCGACCGCGTCCAGGATTGCTTGGTGGAAGCGGGAGCGGATTCGTTTCTCACCGAAAAGCCCTGGGCGATTGAACTCTGCAAGAAACTCGATCTCGGCGATCAACTTATCGGCTCCAACGATTCCGAGCGCAAGACGTACATCATTGTAAAAAACAAATTAGTCGTGATGCCCGACGGCTTGATGTTCATGGTCCCGACGAAGATCATGCCGACCGTGCTGTCTCCGCTATTTTCGCTGCGCACTAAGATCCGCATGGCGGCAGAGTGGTTTCATCCGCCGCGTACTGCATCCGAAGACGAAACCGTAGCCGAATTGGTAGCGCGCCACTATGGCCCTGAAATGGTCGATCGCCTTGCCGACCCGCTGCTTTCGGGCGTGTACGGTGGCGAAGCATCACAATTAAGTGTTCGAGCCGTACTCGCGCGCTTCGCTGACATGGAAGCAAAACATGGCAGCCTGGGACGGGCCATGCTCGCCGCGCGAAAAAAAATGGCCAGCGGTCCCTCCCGTCCGGCTCCTCCACTTTTCACTTCGCTAAAGCTTGGGATGCAGCAAATGGTGGACGCTCTTGTCGCCCGCCTTGATCCGGGCGCACTGCGTCTCTGTACGAAAGTTGAAAGTGTGATGGCCGAAAATAGCGGCTTCACCGTCTCCGCCGGCTACCATAGCGATCACTTCGATGCCGTCATCGTCGCCACTCCGGCGCCCGCGGCCGCGAACTTGCTGCGCTTTACTCAGGAAAAACTGGCGTCCGAACTGGCCGGAATCCGCTACAGTTCGTCCGTGACGGTCACACTCGGATACGACGAGAAAGTTCGAGCGGCACTGCCACCCGGATTCGGTTTTCTGGTTCCGCGCAGTGAAGGCCGGCGCATGCTCGCGGCAACGTTCGTCCACAACAAATTCCCTCACCGCGCACCCGAAAATCGCGCCATTGTCCGCTGCTTTCTGGGCGGAGCTCGTGACGAAAAAGTCCTCGACAGCAAAGATGACGAGATCCTTCGGATCGTTCGCAAGGAATTACAGGAAATCGTCGGGATCAGCGCCGAACCTCTCTTCGCGCGCGTCTACAAGTGGCGCAGTGCCATGGCGCAGTATGAAGTGGGACATCTGGAACGCATTCAGCGAATTCAGGCCCATTGCGAAAACGTCCCCGGACTCGTCCTAGCCGGCAACGCATTCAGCGGGATCGGCGTACCCGATTGCGTGCGCTCGGGCACGCAAGCCGCCGACCAATTGTCCAGTGTGTTCGGCTTGGGCTCAGCCGACGCCATTCGGCCCACCGGTTCGTGA
- a CDS encoding cytochrome c: MTSSERGKTLALFLVLLAISATLLQARQGQVKPASSSAHNPFEGAEIFRQYCASCHGADARGHGPAAVALKHGAPDLTRISQRNKGAFPAERVKKLIEGKDAGPVAHGDREMPIWGPIFHEVESDQDLGEVRLEAITKYVESLQQK, encoded by the coding sequence ATGACATCCAGCGAACGCGGGAAGACCCTAGCGTTGTTTCTGGTTTTGTTAGCGATATCCGCCACACTGCTCCAGGCGCGCCAGGGGCAGGTGAAACCGGCCTCGTCCTCGGCCCACAATCCGTTTGAAGGCGCGGAAATTTTTCGTCAGTACTGCGCTTCTTGTCACGGAGCGGACGCGCGCGGCCACGGGCCAGCGGCGGTGGCTTTGAAGCATGGAGCGCCCGATCTGACGCGTATTTCACAACGCAACAAAGGCGCATTCCCCGCGGAACGTGTGAAGAAATTGATCGAAGGGAAAGATGCCGGGCCAGTTGCGCATGGTGATCGTGAAATGCCGATCTGGGGTCCGATCTTTCACGAAGTGGAATCAGATCAGGATTTGGGCGAGGTACGCTTGGAAGCAATCACGAAATATGTGGAGTCATTGCAGCAGAAGTAG
- the hemH gene encoding ferrochelatase — MKHADCALGRGDRCYCANRVSSFPGPASRTAVLLLAHGTPENPGQIPEYLRYVTGGRPLPAQVIEEIRHRYSLIGFSPLACWTLLQADQLSHALQMPVFAGMRNWQPFIADTVKAIADEGFERVIAVCLAPQNSRTSVGLYRSAVLGERKLPFTLDFVEEWHDQPLLAKAFAEKLRTGHEKASAEYGGRLPIIFTAHSVPQRTITDGDLYEAQSKETAAFVAKEAGLSAGDWTFAFQSQGMSGGAWIGPTVEETILGLKAKGHRGVFVHPIGFLCDHVEVLYDIDIFFKAFAEKEGMRLWRAESLNGSPTLTAALAELVRSRRTAVSL, encoded by the coding sequence ATGAAACACGCCGACTGCGCACTCGGTCGCGGCGACCGATGCTACTGCGCAAATCGCGTCAGTTCATTCCCAGGCCCAGCGTCGAGGACTGCTGTCCTGTTGCTGGCGCACGGTACTCCCGAAAATCCCGGCCAGATCCCTGAATACTTACGCTACGTCACCGGCGGACGCCCTCTGCCGGCTCAGGTGATCGAAGAAATTCGCCACCGTTATTCCTTGATCGGATTTTCACCGCTCGCCTGCTGGACTCTACTGCAGGCGGATCAACTATCGCACGCTCTGCAGATGCCCGTGTTTGCAGGCATGAGAAATTGGCAGCCCTTCATTGCCGACACAGTGAAAGCCATTGCGGATGAGGGTTTCGAGCGCGTCATCGCGGTCTGTCTCGCGCCGCAGAATTCGCGCACCAGCGTGGGACTCTATCGCAGCGCCGTGCTGGGCGAACGTAAACTGCCCTTCACATTGGATTTTGTCGAAGAGTGGCACGATCAACCTCTGCTCGCAAAGGCGTTCGCGGAAAAACTGCGGACCGGTCACGAGAAAGCAAGTGCCGAGTACGGCGGCAGGCTGCCGATCATCTTCACCGCGCACAGCGTGCCCCAGCGCACGATTACCGATGGCGATCTCTATGAGGCGCAGTCGAAAGAGACGGCCGCGTTCGTCGCGAAAGAAGCGGGCTTGTCTGCCGGTGACTGGACTTTTGCTTTTCAGAGTCAAGGCATGTCGGGCGGCGCCTGGATTGGCCCGACGGTCGAAGAAACGATTCTTGGTCTGAAGGCGAAAGGTCATCGCGGCGTTTTCGTTCATCCCATCGGTTTTCTTTGCGATCACGTCGAAGTACTCTACGATATCGACATCTTCTTCAAAGCTTTTGCGGAGAAAGAAGGCATGCGCCTTTGGCGCGCCGAATCGCTGAATGGATCGCCAACCCTGACCGCAGCCCTGGCCGAGTTGGTAAGAAGCAGAAGAACGGCTGTTAGCCTTTAG
- the hemE gene encoding uroporphyrinogen decarboxylase: protein MSAPNSLFVRTAKAQTTERTPVWFMRQAGRYMPEYRAIRKNYSLIEICKKPEIAAQVTIEAAEILQVDAAIIFADLLLPLEVMGLPFHFSAGEGPKIEKPIRTPQDIAALRTDQASDLGYVSEAVKLVCKHFGNNLPVIGFCGAPFTLASYMIEGGGSRNYVFTKKLMYSAPDAWSELMGKLVSVTAEYSAEQVRAGADTIQIFDSWVGCLSVEDYRRYALPHVTDLVKRLQKTGVPIIYFGTDSATLLPSMKESGAEVIGVDWRTPIDAGWQSLGYRGAVQGNLDPVLLFADWKFLKSRAEEILHAAAGRPGHIFNLGHGILPETPVENVKSLCDFVRDHSAEFKK from the coding sequence ATGTCGGCCCCCAATTCCCTCTTTGTACGAACTGCGAAAGCGCAAACCACCGAGCGCACGCCGGTCTGGTTCATGCGCCAGGCGGGGCGTTACATGCCCGAGTACCGGGCGATCCGCAAGAACTACTCCCTGATTGAGATCTGCAAGAAACCAGAGATCGCTGCCCAGGTGACCATCGAAGCCGCAGAGATCCTGCAAGTCGACGCAGCGATTATTTTTGCGGACCTGCTCCTGCCACTCGAGGTCATGGGCCTGCCGTTTCACTTCTCTGCCGGCGAAGGACCGAAGATCGAAAAGCCGATTCGCACGCCGCAGGATATTGCCGCTCTGCGCACTGATCAGGCCTCCGATCTCGGATACGTTTCGGAAGCCGTCAAATTAGTCTGCAAACACTTTGGCAACAATCTGCCCGTCATCGGATTTTGCGGAGCACCTTTTACGCTCGCCAGCTACATGATCGAAGGGGGCGGCTCGCGGAACTACGTGTTCACCAAAAAGTTGATGTATTCCGCGCCGGACGCGTGGTCTGAACTGATGGGCAAACTGGTTTCGGTAACCGCTGAGTATTCCGCGGAGCAAGTACGCGCGGGTGCGGACACGATTCAGATATTCGACAGCTGGGTTGGATGCTTGAGCGTCGAAGATTATCGCCGCTACGCTCTACCGCACGTCACCGACCTGGTGAAGCGGCTCCAAAAGACTGGCGTGCCTATCATTTACTTCGGCACGGATAGCGCGACTCTTCTCCCGTCGATGAAAGAGAGCGGCGCGGAGGTGATCGGCGTGGATTGGCGTACTCCGATCGACGCGGGATGGCAGAGCCTGGGCTATCGCGGCGCAGTGCAGGGCAATCTCGATCCTGTCCTTTTGTTTGCGGATTGGAAATTCCTCAAATCGCGCGCAGAGGAAATTCTCCACGCGGCCGCCGGACGGCCCGGACATATCTTCAACCTGGGTCACGGAATTCTGCCGGAAACTCCGGTCGAGAATGTGAAGTCGCTGTGCGATTTCGTACGTGATCATTCTGCGGAGTTCAAGAAATGA